Within Paenibacillus sp. RUD330, the genomic segment GGATGACGAGCACGGCGCGGCCTCCCTCCGATCGGGCAGCATCCAGGCCGACAGCCGCCTTGCTGTCCAGCAGCCGGCCCAGCAGCCATGCCGGATCATATCCGGCCGGAATTCCGCCTTCGGTTTCCAGCACGCCCGCCTCTCCCTCTCTGCTCTCCAGCAGCCGGACCCCTTCATGCCGCTGCACCTCTCCCTTGAACTGCGTCTTGGGCGCGGAGCTGCCGGCCGACGTGGAGAAGCCGCTGAAGCTGTAGCTGTCCTGAGCCGCCAGCCCCGACACGGCAAGACTGAACAGCTCCTCCGGCGTTCGGTCTGCCTGCACCGCCGCGCAGCCGCCCAAGGCCATAACCACAATCGCGCCCGTTCCGGCGGCGAACGTTCCCGCCCGCTTCCATCCCATGTCATTCCACCTCCCGCTCGTTTCCACTAGCATTTCCAACCCGAAACAAATAATATGCGAATCCAGCTGTCCGCAACGGGTTTCGGCTTGACACTGGATGCCTGATTCCTATAAAATTAGTTTTTGAATATAGGCCAAGATTTTTGTGACACCCTCATGGGGTGCTGCAGCTGGAGGGCCAGCGGCTGAACTAGTCCTTCGGGGTCATGGCTTGTCCATGTCCATGCAGTATCCGGCGAAATCATTGGACCCTTTTCAAACATTCCATTTGAAGAAGGAGTTACACCCAATATGTCACGTTATACAGGTCCCAAGTTTAAACTCAGCCGTCGTCTCGGCATTTCCCTGAGCGGCACCGGCAAAGAACTCAAGCGCAACTTCGCACCGGGCCAACACGGTCCGAACCAACGCAAAAAAGTGAGCGGCTACGGCCTGCAGCTGGCTGAGAAGCAAAAACTCCGCCACATGTACGGAGTCAACGAGAAGCAATTCCGCAACCTGTTCGACAAGGCTTCCAAGCTGAAAGGCATCTCCGGCGAGAACTTCATGTTCCTGCTTGAGTCCCGCCTGGACAACCTGGTTTACCGCCTTGCCTTCGCGAACTCCCGTCCGGGCGCTCGCCAGCTCGTTGCCCACGGCCACGTTACGGTCAACGGCAAAAAAGTCGACATCGCTTCCTACCAAGTCCTGCCTGGCGACGTGATCGGCCTGCGCGAACGCAGCCGCAGCATGAAATCGATCAAAGAAGCCATGGAAGGCCGTCACCACCTTCCTAGCTACATCGAGTTCAACGAAGCTGCCATGGAAGGCAAATACGTTCGTCTGCCAGAGCGCGGCGAGCTGAGCTCCGACATCGACGAAAAGCAAATCGTCGAGTTCTACAGCCGTTAATACCGGCTTCTCTTCCTCGGAAGAGACCCGAAAAACCCCCTTGCGAATTGCCGCAAGGGGGTTTTTTTCTATCCTTATGACTTCTGCATCCAAGTCGTCTTATTTCTTGTCGGCTGCATCCGAGGCTGCCGCAGCCATCGCAGCTGCCGCATCGGCCGGCAGCGCCGGAACATCTGCGGCCGCCGGCTTCACGCCCGCTGCGGGAACGCGGGAAGTGAGACTTTTCATCAGCGCGTTGACGTCGATGCCGGCGACGCTCTTCAGCATTTCCGGCGCTGTCGCCATCAGATCCGTCACATAGTTGCTCAGACGGGCCGCTCCGGCTCCATTGCCCGTATCGACGACCGTCAGCTTGTCGATGGCCTTGATCGGCTCGGCAATCTTGCCGGCCAGCTCCGGCAGCATCTTGACGATAATGTCGAGCACGGCCGCTTCGCCGAACTTCTCGAACGCCTGCGCCAGCTTTTCTTTGGCTTCCGCTTCGGCCAGACCGCGCAGCCGGATGACTTCGGCTTCGGCCGTACCTTTGGCCCGCTGGGCGTCTGCTTCCGCCTGGCCTGCCAGACGTTTCTGCTCCGCGTTGGCGCGGGCCTCGGCTTCGATCCGATACTTCGTGGCGTCCGCCGCGTTGATCTGCTTGGCCTTTTCCGCTTCGGCCGCCTGCTCGACCGCATAACGATCGGCGTCGGCTTTTTTCTTCACTTCGGAATCATACTGCTTCTCGCGGCGAAGGATCTCCTTCGTCTCGAGGTCGATCTCGCGTTCCTTGCGGACGAGCTCGACCTTCATCTGCTCCTCCACGACCTGCTGCTTGATCCGCGCCTCCTGGATCGTATACGCCTGGTCGGCGTCGGCCTTGGCCGTATCCTGATCCTTTTTGAAGGAAGCGACCTTGAGCTGGTTCTCCTTGGAAGCCTCTGCGATATTCGTATCGCGCAGCAGCTCCGCCTTCTGCCCTTCCTCCTCGGCTTGAGCTTTCTGGATCCGGGCATCGCGCACCGCCTGCGCCTCGGCGATTTCCGCATCCCGCTTGACCGCGGCGATCCGCGGCTTGCCGAGCGCGTCGAGGTAGCCGTGCTTGTCGCGGAGATCCTTGATCGTGAAGGAGACGATCTGCAAGCCCATCTTCTTGAGGTCCTTGGCCGCTACGGATTGGACCTCCTGCGCGAAACGGTCCCGGTTGCGGTACACTTCCTCCACCGTCATGGAACCGAGAATCGCCCGCAGATGGCCCTCGAGAACTTCCTGGGCCTCGGACTTCAGAGCTTCGACCGGCTTGCCCATGAACTGCTCGGCCGCCGTCGCCACATCCTCGATCGAGCCGCCGATCTTGATGATGGCGACTCCGTCCGCCATGACCGGCACGCCCTGCTCCGTATAGACCTCCGGAGTGGATACGTCCAGCTTCATGGACAGGAGGGACAGGAACTCCGCCCGCTGGAACACCGGCAGGATGAAGGCGCCTCCTCCGCGGACGATTTTGATTTTGCGGCCCGACTCGTCGGAGGCCACGTTGCTCGCTCCGAGGAACGTACCCGTGACGATCATCGCCTCATCCGGACTGACCGTCTTGTACCTAGCCCAGAAGGCAAGACCCAATACGACAATGACGCCGACAACGATAGCAGGAATAACCAAATAATCTGGAATCAAACCCATTTCCCCTCTCTCATTTCAAAATGGATACCGCCAGGGCATCCGGCTTCACTTCGACGACGACGACCTTGCTTCCGGTTGGAATATCGGTGCCGTCAAAGCTCTCGGCCGTGTGGTTCGTCACTCCCGCTCCGATCCGGACCAGCACTTCGCCGCATCCATGGGCCGGAATGGCCGTCAGCACCTCGCCGATCGATCCGCCCAGCTCCTGCAAGGAGTATCCCGAAGTGGATTCGGAGTTCTGCATGGGCCTCACATACAGGAAGAACACGAGCAAGGAGCATGCCGCCGCAGCGAGGACGGACAGGAGCGCAATGCCGGAGGCCGGGAGGCTCGAATACTTCTCCATCATAAGTCCCGCTCCGCCGAATGCCGTAACGGCGCCGGCAGCGGCGGCCGGCTGGAAAATATGATGACCGTCCACAGACAGGAAATCGAGCGCCCCGTCCAGGAAAGAGCCCAGTATATCCCCCAACACCACGCTTACGATGGCGAAAAGGACACCGAAGGCTAGGCATGACAGGTAAACCGTTTCCATCCCGCACCTCCCCATATTTGGCATCTAATGTTAACTGCCCGGTACTCTATACGCTGCAATCGGCCATTTGTTTCACAACTTAGACATTTTCTTGTCGAAAATTTCGGACCGCCCTTACAATTGGATCCGTATCCGGGCCATGCGCCGTTTGCCGGCTTGCAGGACATCCCCTTCGCGCGGCTCCACGACCGCGGAGACATCCTCCAGCTTCGCCCCGTTGAGCTTGACGGCTCCTTGCTGGACGCTTCGGCGGGCTTCGCTGCCCGACGGCAGCAGATCCAGGACGGTGAGGAGCTTTACGAGCCGGATCTTGCCATCCTCAAGCTCTGCCGCATGCAGGACAGCTTCCTCGATATCATCCGGCAAGGCGCCTTCCGAGAATACCGCCCGGAACCGAGACTCGGCGAAATCAGCCGCTTCCAATCCATGGAACAGGCGGACGAGCGCGTGAGCCAGCATCAGCTTGGCATCCCTTGGATGCAGGGTGCCGTCCTCCAAGCCCGATGCCACGGCGGCCAAGCGATCCGAGTCCAAATCCGTCGCCAGCTCGAAATATTTGGGCATGAGGCCATCCGGCATGCTCATCGCTTTGCCGAAGATCTGCTCCGGCTCCTCCTGGATGCCGATGTAATTGCCGAGGCTCTTGCTCATTTTCTGAACGCCGTCGAGCCCTTCGAGGATCGGCATCGTGATGGCGGTCTGCTGCCGCTTGCCGTATTCCTTCTGCAGGCTCCGGCCCATGAGCAGATTGAACTTCTGATCCGTCCCGCCCAGCTCGATGTCCGTCTCGAGCGCGACCGAATCGTATCCCTGCATAAGCGGGTAGAAGAACTCGTGGATGCTGATCGGCAGGTTGGATCTGTACCGCTTCGTGAAGTCGTCCCGCTCCAGCATGCGCGCAACCGTCGACTTGGCCGCGAGGCCGATGACTTCATTGAAGGTGAGCGGCGACAGCCATTCGGAGTTGAAGCAGACCGTCGTCCGCTCCGGATCGAGCACTTTGAAGATCTGGTTCTTGTACGTCTGGGCGTTGTGCCTGACATCCTCCTCGGACAACGCCTTGCGGGTTTCCGACTTGCCCGACGGATCGCCGATCCGGCCGGTAAAGTCCCCGATGAGCAGCTGGACCTCGTGTCCGCATTCCTGGAACTGCCGCAGCTTCTGGAGCACGACAGTATGGCCGATATGAATATCCGGAGCCGAGGGATCCAGTCCCAGCTTCACCTTCAGCGGAATGCCCGTCGCCACCGACTCCTCCAGCTTCTCCCGGAGACCGCTCTCCGGAATGATTTCAGCCGTTCCCCTCGCGAGAATCGCCAGCTGCCGCGCTACCTCCTGCCGCTGCTCCGAAGTCAGCTTCGATCCGGGACGCTGTCCGTTCCGCTCCTTGCTCTCCTGCTGATTCATTTTCTTCGCTCCCCTTTCTCCGATGTGCGCCCATGGCGCTGAAAACGCAAAAAATCCTTCTCGTCCGAAGGGACGAGAAGGATCAGCTCGCGGTACCACCCTTGTTGGAATCCGCCCCGCCTGCGCATGCTAAGACAAGCAAAGCCAAATGGATTCCCACTTCGTTGTGCATAACGGAAGGCTGCTTCCGGGACCGGGCTACGCGCCGGGCTGGCAGCCCGCGGTTCCCCCGGCCGGCTCAGGACTGTAATTCACGCGGACGGGGCGTCCCGGTTCGCACCTGCCACCGGGTCTCTGTGAACGCCTGCCGTCCGGCTACTGGATGCCCATCCACGCCGTTGGCCGTATGGTCCGCAGGCTCGGCCGAGCCGTGCGGAATCGTTTTGCATGTTATATCATGCCCCGCCAGGAGTGTCAACTTCCAAGCTTCGGCAGCAATTGCCGGAATGGGGAAGATTTCAACGATGGAAATGACATCTGGTGCCGGGTTCCGGCGACATGTGCTATAATAGCTGTGCTTACTTGGAGGAGGAAAGGTACATATGGCTCAAGAGCATGAACAAGCTCCCGGGCGCAGCGGCTGGAGGACGTTCGGTCTCGTCGTGTGGATCACGGCGAAATGGCTGATCATCTTCGGCATTACCGGCGCATTGTTTGCCGGCGGCATCGCGACCGGATATGTGGCCGCCCTGGTCAAGGACGATCCCGTCCGGCCCGGCAGCGAGCTGGAAGCCATGGTCAACGAGAATGCCCTGACCGGCTTCGTTTATTTCAACGACGGGACAACCCCCGTAGGACAACTCAGAACAGACGAGGACAGGCGTCTCGTCGACCTGCAGAACATCCCGCAATCCGTCATCGACGCCCTGTTGTCGACGGAAGACAGCAATTTTTATTCCCATATCGGAATCGACTACATGGGCTTCGGACGCGCCGTCAAGCAGAAGCTGCTCAATGAAAGCAGCCAGACCGGCGGCAGCACGCTCACCCAGCAGGTGGCAAGAAGGGTATTCCTCAGCCTCGACCGCACCGATGCGCGCAAGGTCAAGGAAATCCTGCTCTCCATCCGGATGGAGAGATATTTGACGAAGGACCAGATCCTCGCGGCTTATTTGAACAAAATGCCGTTCGGCAACGGTTCTTCCGGCTACAATCTGTACGGAATCAAATCCGCGGCGATCGGAATCTTCAACATCTCCGATCTCAGCAAGCTCAATCTGGCTCAATCCGCCTATCTGGCAGGCCTTCCGCAGCTTCCGTCGTCCTATTCGGCCTTCAACGGCAAGGGCGTGTTCAACCCGGACGGATTCCGGAGAGCCACGGCGAGGCAGAAGATCGTCCTGTCCCGCATGCTCGTCACCGGCCGCATCACCCAGGCCCAATACGACGAGGCGATCGCCTTCGATCTCAAGAGCACGCTAGCCCCGCATAAGGAGAAGGCGTACAACACCTTCCCTTATCTGATGCTCGAGACGGAGCGGGAAGCGGCAACGATTCTCGCCATGAAGCAGAACCCGAATCTCAAGAAGAGCGATCTGGCCAAGACGGAAAACGCCGAAATTCTGGCCAGCGCGCGCGAGCAGCTGCTCCGCTCCGGCTACCGGGTGTTCACGACGATCGACAAGGTGATCTACAACAACATGCGCGAAGTCGCGAGCAACCCGGACAACTTCGGACCAGCCAGCAAGACCAAAGGCCCCGAGCAGGCCGCAGCCATCATGATCGACCACCGCAGCGGCGCCGTGCTCGGCATGATGGAAGGGCGCGACTTCAACATCGAGCAGATGAACTATGCGACGCAGATGACGCGCCAGCCAGGCTCCGCTATGAAGCCGATCGGCGCCTATCTGCCGGCGCTCGAGGCCGGGCTCGTCCAGCCGGCCAGCGTCATCGACGACTCGCCGATCATTCTCAAGGACGGCCAGAAGGGCTTCCATATCCCGATGAACGCGAACAAGAAGTTCAACGGCCTCGTTACGGCACGGGAAGCTCTCAACCGCTCGTTGAACACGCCGGCCCTCAAGCTGTTCCTGGACAAGGTGACGATTCCGAAAGCCTGGGATTTCGCCCGTTCGCTCGGCATCTCGACCCTGCAGCCTAGCGACGACAACGCACAAACGGGTGTCATTGGAGGCCTGAGCAAGGGAGTGACCGTGGAAGAGCTGACCGATGCCTATGCGACCATTCCGAACGGCGGCGTCTACAATGAGCCGTTCATGATCAGCAAGATCGTCGATTCGGAAGGCCATATCGTCTACCAGCACGAGATCAAGCCGAAGCGCGTTTATTCCGAGCAGACCGCTTTCCTGATGACGGACATGCTGCGCACGGTCATCTCGGATGCAAGCGGCACGGCCCACAGCCTGACGAGTACCTTCAAATCCTACGGCAAGATTCCGATCGCGGGCAAGACCGGCTCCACCCAGAGCTACGGCGACGTCTGGTTCATGGGCTTCACGCCGGACATCACGCTGGGCGTATGGGCCGGCTACAAGGAGCAGAAGAACGTGCTCCTCAAGGACTCCCATTCCAGGGCGCGCTCGCTCTGGACCGAGATCATGAACCAGACGGTCGCCGACAGGCCCGAGCTGTTCAAGACGGAGGCGTTCCCCAAACCGGACGGACTCGTCAAGGCGACCGTCTCTACCGTCAGCGGGATGCTGCCGAGCGATCTGATCCGCTCCCGCGGCCTGCTCGTCACCGACTGGTTCAACAAGAAATACGTCCCGACCAAAGTGGACAACGTTCTCGGCAGCATGTCGTTCATTACGTACAATGGCGTCAATTATATCGCCCAGGACACGACTCCATCCGACTTCGTCTTCACGAAGACCGTCATCAAGAGGGAAAAGCCGCTTGGCGAGCTCATGGATGAAATCAGCAAAGCTCAGCAAGCTATGCCGGCCGAATACCGCAGGCCGCTGTCGGCTTTCATCCCCAAGGATGCGACCGACGACGCGCCGACGATGGTCGATCCGCGTCAAGACG encodes:
- the rpsD gene encoding 30S ribosomal protein S4; its protein translation is MSRYTGPKFKLSRRLGISLSGTGKELKRNFAPGQHGPNQRKKVSGYGLQLAEKQKLRHMYGVNEKQFRNLFDKASKLKGISGENFMFLLESRLDNLVYRLAFANSRPGARQLVAHGHVTVNGKKVDIASYQVLPGDVIGLRERSRSMKSIKEAMEGRHHLPSYIEFNEAAMEGKYVRLPERGELSSDIDEKQIVEFYSR
- a CDS encoding flotillin family protein: MGLIPDYLVIPAIVVGVIVVLGLAFWARYKTVSPDEAMIVTGTFLGASNVASDESGRKIKIVRGGGAFILPVFQRAEFLSLLSMKLDVSTPEVYTEQGVPVMADGVAIIKIGGSIEDVATAAEQFMGKPVEALKSEAQEVLEGHLRAILGSMTVEEVYRNRDRFAQEVQSVAAKDLKKMGLQIVSFTIKDLRDKHGYLDALGKPRIAAVKRDAEIAEAQAVRDARIQKAQAEEEGQKAELLRDTNIAEASKENQLKVASFKKDQDTAKADADQAYTIQEARIKQQVVEEQMKVELVRKEREIDLETKEILRREKQYDSEVKKKADADRYAVEQAAEAEKAKQINAADATKYRIEAEARANAEQKRLAGQAEADAQRAKGTAEAEVIRLRGLAEAEAKEKLAQAFEKFGEAAVLDIIVKMLPELAGKIAEPIKAIDKLTVVDTGNGAGAARLSNYVTDLMATAPEMLKSVAGIDVNALMKSLTSRVPAAGVKPAAADVPALPADAAAAMAAAASDAADKK
- a CDS encoding NfeD family protein → METVYLSCLAFGVLFAIVSVVLGDILGSFLDGALDFLSVDGHHIFQPAAAAGAVTAFGGAGLMMEKYSSLPASGIALLSVLAAAACSLLVFFLYVRPMQNSESTSGYSLQELGGSIGEVLTAIPAHGCGEVLVRIGAGVTNHTAESFDGTDIPTGSKVVVVEVKPDALAVSILK
- the tyrS gene encoding tyrosine--tRNA ligase — its product is MNQQESKERNGQRPGSKLTSEQRQEVARQLAILARGTAEIIPESGLREKLEESVATGIPLKVKLGLDPSAPDIHIGHTVVLQKLRQFQECGHEVQLLIGDFTGRIGDPSGKSETRKALSEEDVRHNAQTYKNQIFKVLDPERTTVCFNSEWLSPLTFNEVIGLAAKSTVARMLERDDFTKRYRSNLPISIHEFFYPLMQGYDSVALETDIELGGTDQKFNLLMGRSLQKEYGKRQQTAITMPILEGLDGVQKMSKSLGNYIGIQEEPEQIFGKAMSMPDGLMPKYFELATDLDSDRLAAVASGLEDGTLHPRDAKLMLAHALVRLFHGLEAADFAESRFRAVFSEGALPDDIEEAVLHAAELEDGKIRLVKLLTVLDLLPSGSEARRSVQQGAVKLNGAKLEDVSAVVEPREGDVLQAGKRRMARIRIQL
- a CDS encoding transglycosylase domain-containing protein, encoding MAQEHEQAPGRSGWRTFGLVVWITAKWLIIFGITGALFAGGIATGYVAALVKDDPVRPGSELEAMVNENALTGFVYFNDGTTPVGQLRTDEDRRLVDLQNIPQSVIDALLSTEDSNFYSHIGIDYMGFGRAVKQKLLNESSQTGGSTLTQQVARRVFLSLDRTDARKVKEILLSIRMERYLTKDQILAAYLNKMPFGNGSSGYNLYGIKSAAIGIFNISDLSKLNLAQSAYLAGLPQLPSSYSAFNGKGVFNPDGFRRATARQKIVLSRMLVTGRITQAQYDEAIAFDLKSTLAPHKEKAYNTFPYLMLETEREAATILAMKQNPNLKKSDLAKTENAEILASAREQLLRSGYRVFTTIDKVIYNNMREVASNPDNFGPASKTKGPEQAAAIMIDHRSGAVLGMMEGRDFNIEQMNYATQMTRQPGSAMKPIGAYLPALEAGLVQPASVIDDSPIILKDGQKGFHIPMNANKKFNGLVTAREALNRSLNTPALKLFLDKVTIPKAWDFARSLGISTLQPSDDNAQTGVIGGLSKGVTVEELTDAYATIPNGGVYNEPFMISKIVDSEGHIVYQHEIKPKRVYSEQTAFLMTDMLRTVISDASGTAHSLTSTFKSYGKIPIAGKTGSTQSYGDVWFMGFTPDITLGVWAGYKEQKNVLLKDSHSRARSLWTEIMNQTVADRPELFKTEAFPKPDGLVKATVSTVSGMLPSDLIRSRGLLVTDWFNKKYVPTKVDNVLGSMSFITYNGVNYIAQDTTPSDFVFTKTVIKREKPLGELMDEISKAQQAMPAEYRRPLSAFIPKDATDDAPTMVDPRQDDGAAPSAPSNVSLEAVNGAYRISFAASPEKDVVGYRLYRSQGLGFSKHGESVLTGSKLSFSDHSGSLLSSYYVTAVDVGGHESAPSTTVSPFGAVLPGVPGDTGQGGDNGGAGTDNPGGVTPPDTGATAPGAAPPSAPAGLDVSVDGKTVKLSWTLNADTEGVTRYEVYYSPNNDGNYQSIGSATTNSFSAMMASTAGTYRINAVNAAGASPYSSAVVYGS